The genomic stretch GTGTCGTATTCGAGAAGTTCGATCGGTAAATCAAAACGCTCGGATACGATGCGTTTGATCATGTGAAGGATTTCAAGTGTCTTGGATTCAGAGACGATATCGTCTTTCGATAAATGGACAAAGATTGTCCAAGTATCAGCCGCATTACGATTGACTGTAACTCGATATTGCTGAATAAACAGCTCAGGGTCAAGCTCGCGGTCGCGCATATCTCCTTAATCCGGTAACTGCGAAACTGTAACACACATCGCATCGCAATCGTAAGTGGAGTTCACGCTGATTAACAGTTTCTTCCCGTTTAGAGGAATAATCTCCGATGAATAGGATGCTAACTCGGATTGTGAGACGATTGAGACAAGAATTGGCAAGTGAATTGTGTCGATTTCGAAAATGTCATCATTGTTTTCTGCGAAGCAGATATCTTTTGCAACCTGATTGGCATACCGTAAACACTGCACGTTGTCGAACAACAAAACGCCGATAGGTAGGCATTCATACAAGGAAAACTCATCGGAAAACTCACCAAAACCACTTTCTTGCAACGGTTTGTAAAAATCAATCAAGTGTAGCGTATTGGTTTGTTCGATTAAATTTTGGATCTCCGTTTCCTGCGCTAATCGCTGAGCAAACAATAGTAATGCATCATTCACAGCATCAATAATCTCTTCGGTTTTGAACGGCTTATGAATGAAGCGGAAAACATGTCCGGAATTAATCGAACCAATCAGAACTTCAGTATCGGTGTAGCCAGAACAAATAATACGAATTGCCGCGGGATATTTTTGTCTAATCCACGCCAATAACTCAGCGCCGTTCGCACCCGGCATCCGATAGTCGGAAACGACTACTGCGATGTCCTTGTCTTGGATCAGTTGCCAACCCTCTTCTGCTGAGCTGGCAAATAGCGGGTCTACCGGTAGCATTGCTGCAATTTTACGGTAGATTTCGAGGATATGGACCTCGTCATCGACAAACAGCGCTCGTTGAATACTTGACATATCTTCACCTATGATGGGTTCGTATCCAAAACATTTCGAACTGCTTCAATTAAATCCCGCGAACCAAAGGGCTTATAGAGTAGGGGGATTCCCAAGTCCTGAATCTGATGCACTGAATCTTCGGTTGTGTAACCAGAGATAAAGAGTACTTTCAAATCCGGTTGGATAATGTGGATTTCATCGACCAGCTTTGCGCCGCCCATATGGGGCATGACAACATCGGTAATGAGTAAATCGATTCTTCCCTTCAATTGGGCGTAGCGATCTAATGCCTTTTGTCCGTTTTCGGCGGTGTGTACGACGTATCCTTTCAGTTCGAGGATTCGTTTCACCATTTCCAGAATCATTGGTTCGTCGTCGACCAGTAAAATCGTTTCATTGCCAAGAAGATTTTTCGGTTTCCCGGGTTCAACTGCTAATTCAAAGATCTCGGTGCTGAACGGTAGTTCGACAGTAACAACCGTGCCTTTGTTGACTTCGCTTGCAATAGTTACTGTTCCACCGCTTTGCGTGACAATGCCGTGTACAGTCGATAGTCCAAGACCGGTCCCCTTACCTACCGGTTTGGTTGTAAAAAACGGCTCCAGTACCCG from bacterium encodes the following:
- a CDS encoding response regulator, which encodes MSSIQRALFVDDEVHILEIYRKIAAMLPVDPLFASSAEEGWQLIQDKDIAVVVSDYRMPGANGAELLAWIRQKYPAAIRIICSGYTDTEVLIGSINSGHVFRFIHKPFKTEEIIDAVNDALLLFAQRLAQETEIQNLIEQTNTLHLIDFYKPLQESGFGEFSDEFSLYECLPIGVLLFDNVQCLRYANQVAKDICFAENNDDIFEIDTIHLPILVSIVSQSELASYSSEIIPLNGKKLLISVNSTYDCDAMCVTVSQLPD